Below is a genomic region from Salvelinus fontinalis isolate EN_2023a chromosome 2, ASM2944872v1, whole genome shotgun sequence.
CTGCCCCCCTCTGGGCCTCTGTGGTAGTGCTCATTTAACAACCACATGTCACATTTCAGTAAGAATTCACACACTAAAACCACAGGATGCTTCGTTTAGTACGGTGAAGACCAGGGTGTATTCTGGGAGATGACTGCCTTCaactctgtgtgttgtgttctctGATTGGTCTGAAGGCTGGTCGTTCTCTGATTGGTCTGAAGGCTGGTCGTTCTCTGATTGGTCTGAAGGCTTGGTCGTTCTCTGATTGGTCTGAAGGCTTGGTCGTTCTCTGATTGGTCTGAAGGCTTGGTCGTTCTCTGATTGGTCTGAAGGCTGGTCGTTCTCTGATTGGTCTGAAGGCTTGGTCGTTCTCTGATTGGTCTGAAGGCTTGGTCGTTCTCTGATTGGTCTGAAGGCTTGGTCGTTCTCTGATTGGTCTGAAGGCTTGGTCTGAAGGCTGGTCGTTCTCTGATTGGTCTGAAGGCTGGTCGTTCTCTGATTGGTCTGAAGGCTGGTCGTTCTCTGATTGGTCTGAAGGCTTGGTCGTTCTCTGATTGGTCTGAAGGCTGGTCGTTCTCTGATTGGTCTGAAGGCTTGGTCGTTCTCTGATTGGTCTGAAGGCTGGTCGTTCTCTGATTGGTCTGAAAGCTTGGTCATGTTTTACTGGTTGCTTAGGTGACTGTTGGTGTaggacgcaggcaggcagacgaacagttgaagtcggaagtttacatacaccttagccaaatacatttaaactcagttttaaacaatgcctgacatttaatccgagtaaagattccctgtcttaggtcagttaggttcaccactttattttaagaatgtgaaatatcagaataatagtagagagaatgatttaattcagcttttatttcgttcatgacattcccagtgggtcagaagtttacatacactcaattagtatttggtagcattgcttttaaattgtttaacttgggtcaaacgtttcgggtagccttccacaagcttcccacaataagttgggtgaattttggcccattcctcctgacagagctggtgtaactgagtcaggtttgtaggcctgacagagctggtgtaactgagtcaggtttgtaggcctgacagagctggtgtaactgagtcaggtttgtaggcctgacagagctggtgtaactgagtcaggtttgtaggcctccttgctcgcacacgctttttcagttctgcccataaattttctataggattgaggtcagagctttgtgatggccactccaataccttgactttgttgtccttaagcccttaAAACTCCttaaaactttggaagtatgcttggggtcattgtccatttggaagacccatttgcggacaagctttaacttcctgactgatgtcttgagaagttgcttcaataaatccacataattttcctacctcatgatgccatctattttgtgaagtgcaccagtccctcctgcagcaaagcacccccacaatatgatgctgccacccccgtgcttcacggttgggatggtgttcttgggcttgcaaacctccccctttttcctccaaacataacgatggtcattatggccaaacagttatatttttgtttcatcagaccagaagacatttctccaaaacgtacgatctttgtccccctgtgcagttgcaaaccgtagtctggattttttatggtggttttggagcagtggcttcttccttgctgagcggtctttcaagttatgtcgatataggactcgttttactgtggatatagatacttttgtacctgtttcctccagcgtcttcacaaggtcctttgctgtagttctggaattgatttgcacttttcgcaccaaagtacgttcatctctaggagacagaacgcgtctccttcctgagcggtatgacggctgcgtggtcccatggtgtttatacttgggtactattgtttgtacagatgaacgtggtaccttcaggcgtttagaaattgctcccaaggatgaaccagacttgtggaagtctacaatattttttctgatttcttggctgatttcttttgattttcccatgatgtcaagcaaagaggcactgagtttgaaggaaggccttgaaatacatccacaggtacacctccaattgactgaaataatgtcaattagactatcagaagcttctaaagccgtgacatcattttctggaattttccaagctgtttaaaggcacagtcaacttagtgtatgtaaacttctgacccactggaattgtgatacagtgaaatataagtgaaataatctgtctgtaaacaattgtaaggaaaaattacttgtgtcatgcacaaagtagatgtcctaaccgacttgccaaaactatagtttgttaacaagaaatgtgtggagtggttgaaaaacgagttttaatgactccaacctaagtgtatgtaaacttccaacttcacctgtagacagacagacagacagacagacagacagacagacgcacgtaggcagacagacagacgcacgtaggcagacagacagacgcacgtaggcagacagacagacgcacgtaggcagacagacagacgcacgtaggcagacagacagacgcacgtaggcagacagacagacgcacgtaggcagacagacagacgcacgtaggcagagacagacgcacgtaggcagacagacagacagacgcacgtaggcagacagacagacgcacgtaggcagagagacagacgcacgtaggcagagagacagacgcacgtaggcagacagacagacagacgcacgtaggcagacagacagacagacgcacgtaggcagacagacagacgcacgtaggcagacagacagacgcacgtaggcagacagacagacgcacgtaggcagacagacagacagacgcacgtaggcagacagacagacgcacgtaggcagacagacagacgcacgtaggcagacagacagacgcacgtaggcagacagacagacgcacgtaggcagagagacagacgcacgtaggcagacagacagacgcacgtaggcagacagacagacagacgcacgtaggcagacagacagacagacgcacgtaggcagacagacagacgcacgtaggcagacagacagacgcacgtaggcagacagacagacagacgcacgtaggcagacagacagacagacgcacgtaggcagacagacagacgcacgtaggcagacagacagacagacgcacgtaggcagacagacagacgcacgtaggcagacagacagacgcacgtaggcagacagacagacagacgcacgtaggcagacagacagacgcacgtaggcagacaggcagacgcacgtaggcaggcagacagacgcacgtaggcagacaggcagacgcacgtaggcagacagacagacagacagacagacgcacgtaggcagacagacagacagacagacagacagacgcacgtaggcagacagacagacagacgcacgtaggcagacagacagacagacgcacgtaggcagacagacagacagacgcacgtaggcagacagacagacgcacgtaggcagacagacagacgcacgtaggcagacagacagacgcacgtaggcagacagacagacagacgcacgtaggcagacagacagacagacgcacgtaggcagacagacagacagacgcacgtaggcagacaggcagacagacgcacgtaggcagacagacagacagacgcacgtaggcagacagacagacagacgcacgtaggcagacagacagacagacgcacgtaggcagacagacagacagacgcacgtaggcagacagacagacagacgcacgtaggcagacagacagacagacgcacgtaggcagacagacagacagacgcacgtagacagacagacagacagacagacagacagacgcacgtaggcagacagacagacagacgcacgtaggcagacagacagacagacgcacgtaggcagacagacagacagacgcacgtaggcagacagacaggcagacagacagacgcacgtaggcagacagacagacagacgcacgtaggcagacagacagacagacgcacgtaggcagacagacagacagacgcacgtaggcagacagacagacagacaggcagacagacagacgcacgtaggcagacagacagacagacgcacgtaggcagacagacagacagacgcacgtaggcagacagacagacagacgcacgtaggcagacagacagacagacgcacgtaggcagacagacagacagacagacagacgcacgtaggcagacagacagacagacgcacgtaggcagacagacagacagacagacgcacgtaggcagacagacagacgcacgtaggcagacagacagacgcacgtaggcagacaggcagacgcacgtaggcagacaggcagacgcacgtaggcagacagacagacagacgcacgtaggcagacagacagacagacgcacgtaggcagacagacagacagacgcacgtaggcagacagacagacgcacgtaggcagacagacagacgcacgtaggcagacagacagacagacgcacgtaggcagacagacagacagacgcacgtaggcagacagacagacagacgcacgtaggcagacagacagacgcacgtaggcagacagacagatgcacgtaggcagacaggcagacagacagacagatgcacgtaggcagacagacagacgcacgtaggcagacagacagacgcacgtaggcagacagacagacagacgcacgtaggcagacagacagacagacgcacgtaggcagacagacagacagacgcacgtaggcagacagacagacgcacgtaggcagacagacagacgcacgtaggcagacagacagacgcacgtaggcagacagacagacgcacgtaggcagacagacagacgcacgtaggcagacagacagacgcacgtaggcagacagacagacagacgcacgtaggcagacagacagacagacgcacgtaggcagacagacagacgcacgtaggcagacagacagacgcacgtaggcagacagacagacgcacgtaggcagacagacagacgcacgtaggcagacagacagacgcacgtaggcagacagacagacgcacgtaggcagacagacagacagacgcacgtaggcagacagacagacagacgcacgtaggcagacagacagacagacgcacgtaggcagacagacagacagacgcacgtaggcagacagacagacagacagacagacagacgcacgtaggcagacagacagacagacgcacgtaggcagacagacagacagacgcacgtaggcagacagacagacagacgcacgtaggcagacagacagacagacgcaggcagacagacagacagacgcacgtaggcagacagacagacagacagacagacagacagacagtagtaaaaGAGTCCAGTGGAACAGAGTTTGTATAGAACATGTCTTTATTCTGAGAGGATGGTCCATAGATGCATCACTGCACCACGTTCCCACCGACCGTTTCAGTCTGTCAACACACAGCAGAgtagctacaacacacacacacacacacacactcttacagcGCGGCCCAGAAACCACTCTGGTCTCTGTCGATGCTCACAGGCAAAAGTAAAAACAGCTTCTTCTTTTTAAAAACCAACCAAACAAAAAGAGAGAGtactatgccccccccccccaccctccgtTTTGACCACAGCTGTTCTAATTTAAcattcagccccccccccccccccccaacacaaagAAAGGAGGAGAATGAGACTCAGGAAGAGAAAAGCAGCATTGAAAACCATCCAGCTGTATTTACACACATGGCGCTGACAGACGTGGCGCTGACAGACGTGGCGCTGACAGACGTGGCGCTGACAGACGTGGCGCTGACAGACGTGGCGCTGACAGACGTGGCGCTGACACACGCCGATCTTGAATCAGTTCTATGTTTCCCCTCGTCACATGACGAGGGTGTCATGTGACCAGAAGTTGTATTTGTTTCCCCTCGATGCTTTAAGGTTAAGAGGGacgagctgatcctagatctgtggttagggaCAACTTCTCCCCCGGGGCGGTACAAACAAGCCTCCGTACCCGTCCTCTCAGATTGGGTCGGGATAGAGTCGGGGAGAGATGGGACTGGAGTCATGTGACCAGAAGTTGTATTTGGGGAGGTTTATGTAACGGAGGTGATTCTGAAGACTTGTTTTAGTTCCGAGAGATAATGGCTCAGCCTTTAGCTCGGGAAGCTAACGCAGTCTTGTGacccccggggggggggggggggggggttcaagccATCGAGACAGGTGTCTGTCGTCGAGACAGGTGTCTGTCGTCATTAAACATGCAACACCTGGATGACCGACTGACCACACCCAGGTCACCCGGACATGAAGACAGGCCCGGGTCACCCGGACACGAAGACGGGCCCGGGTCACCCGGACACGAAGACGGGCCCGGGTCACCCGGACACGAAGACGGGCCCGGGTCACCCGGACACGAAGACGGGCCCGGGTCACCCGGACACGAAGACGGGCCCGGGTCACCCGGACACGAAGACGGGCCCGGGCCACCCGGACACGAAGACGGGCCCGGGTCACCCGGACACGAAGACGGGCCCGGGTCACCCGGACACGAAGACGGGCCCGGGTCACCCGGACACGAAGACGGGCCCGGGTCACCCGGACACGAAGACGGGCCCGGGTCACCCGGACACGAAGACGGGCCCGGGTCACCCGGACACGAAGACGGGCCCGGGTCACCCGGACACGAAGACGGGCCCGGGTCACCCGGACACAAAGACAGGCATGGATAAAGCTCTCATGAAAATAAAAAGAACCCTAAGAAAGataatttacatttttaaattattatttgagAACAGAGCATGTAATTATTTACAACTTTAAACACCTACAGCCTTCAGAACGGCTCACATCATAAAATCAGaatttaaaaacatatttttgttaTTGTTGCAAATATCCACAATATTAATCTATATATTCATAATGTCCACATTCCAACTGTTCTCTTAGTACGTAACGAGAGATATCCATATATCCATATCCACAATATTAATCTATATATTCATAATGTCCACATTCCAACTATTCTCTCAGTACGTAAATAGAGGCTGTAgtgagttctgtctgtctggacggCACCTTATTGTAACGTTAGCAGgttaggggaggggggggggggggggggaaacgttACCGTAATGTTTATATAAAGTCCATGCTCACTAAAAAAAACACCCACAGTCCTGTCataatcttcctcctcctcctctggaacCCGTCGGCACGGTAACGCGTTGTATGGTAACCGTGGTGATTAGCCTGACGATGTCGGAGATTGTCACGGCAACGTGAGGGTTGGCgatagagtggagggatggagggagcgagagaggagaaaATAGATGGAGATACAgtaaataaagggagagagaatagTGAGGGAGGAGAGTGCGGGAGAGAAtagtgagggaggagagaatggtgagggaggagagaaagatggaaagaatggtgaggggggagcgagagaaagagggagagagaatggagagagagagaatagtgagggaggagacagaaagagggagagaatagatggagagaatagtgagggaggagagggaaagagggaggagagagcgggagagaatagtgagggaggagagaaagagggagagaatagtgagggaggagggagagaatagaAGGAGAGAATAGTGAGGGAGAAGACGGAAAGAAtagtgagggaggagggagagaatagtgagggaggagagaaagagggagagaatggtgaggggggagagaatggagagggaaagagggagagaatagtgagggaggagagaatggagagggaaagagggagagaatagtgagggaggagagagaaagagagagagaatagatggagagaatagtgagggaggagagagaaagagggagagaatagtgagggaggacagggaaagagggagagaatagatggagagaatagtgagggagagagagtggtctgCAGTAGAGGAATTGGAGATGAGTCACCATCACCATCAGTCCACCCCCTCCGCTTGAAGTGAGGACTCTGTTTCAAACCTTATCGTGGAAGTTCAGCGTTTAGCGTGACTGGAATTTAAAGGCAACGTAGCCGAGTCGGCGGAGACGGCATTCACGTCGACCGCTGTATATGTCGTCTCAATAAGGGAAATGACCTTTATACATCTCTATCACGCCATCTGTAACGCCATCCAGACTGAACAGAGCCCCTTCGTTCCAGTTCAATCAGCCCGTAACCACGCTAAGTAACGCTCAGTAACGCTCAGTAACCCTAAACTATACTTTCTCTATTGTgcagtagaggtcaacactgAACCTCTGGAACCCTTGACCCCCTGAGCCCTAAAACCCAGACTCACACTGTGCTGTGTTAATAACAGGAAGGGAGGGGTAAAGTTATGGAAGCAGATCGAAAATAACATCGGAATCTGGACTCTGGAGGCGGGGCTTGTACAGGAAGTTCTGCCATTCCGAAGCCCTTTTACATCCAATCAGCTGTAATTTCCTCTGCGTCCAGAACCCTCACGATtccagaacactgactattccaGAACACTCACGATTCCAGAACATTGACTATTCCAGAACCCTCACGATTCCAGAACACTCACGATTCTAGAACATTGACTATTCCAGAACACTCACGTTTCCAGAACATTGACTATtccagaacactgactattccaGAACACTCCCGATTCCAGAACTCTCCCTATTCCAGAACACACTTCAGGAGCAGAGTTACATTTTGGTCACATTAAACATTTCCAGcgattcataaacattacaacaGCATCACCATTCAACAGAGACGACCAAAACATCAAAtcatatatctatatatttatattttatatatatatatttataatatgACTGGACTAATGCATGACTCTCTCTCAGAGAGGAGCCTGTTTTCTGTAAATATAAACCCTCTTCATGCTGACAATGTACACATCACATACCATAACTACAATTCATCACATGGGGCTGTAACTGTTTTGTTATTAAGCAGTGGACGGGACAAGCCTAGCGTCACGGGCCTTGTGGACAAGAGTTCTCCTCTGTAATGGAGTGGTCCCCTCCGTCCTTTTAGTGGAGAGAGCAGACAGGAGGAGGAcggcgagggaggagaggagcgcTGTGCCTTTCGGACGGAAGGAGGAAGTCCCGAGGCTGGCTGCGTTGCCGCGGGGACGGCCAGCTGTTGTCACGGTTACTCCAACATGGCGTCCAGCTGGTCGGCCAGTTCGTCAAACATGCTGCCGATGTCGTCAAGGATACTGACCGTCGTCTTCTCCTCTGCAacccaactacacacacacacacacacacacacacacacacacacacacacacacacacacacacacacacacacacacacacgcacacacacacacgcacacacacgcacgcacacacacacacgcacgcacacacacgcgcacacgcacgcacgcacgcacgcacgcacgcacgcacgcacgcacgcacgcacgcacgcacgcacgcacgcacgcacgcacacacacacacacacacacacacacacacacacacacacacacacacacacacacacacacacacacacacacacacacacacacacacacaaaacaaagcaTTGTGAGGATAATGCGTCTGTCTGACTGGTTTTATCTGTTTTAACTGTACAGGATATTAAGATAAAATATTCTATTGTTATCAAACGTAGCAGGTATAAAAGAAAGGCCTgatactagatcccctacatactggtctgaaactagatccccctacatactggtctgaaactagatcccgtacatactggtctgaaactagatcctctacatactggtctgaaactagatcccctacatactggtctgaaactagatcccctacatactggtctgaaactagatccctctagatccctctacatactggtctgaaactagatcctctacatactggtctgaaactagatcccctacatactggtctgaaactagatcctctacatactggtctgaaactagatccccctacatactggtctgaaactagatcctctacatactggtctgaaactagatcccctacatactggtctgaaacaagatccccctacatactggtctgaaactagatccctgacaTACTAGTCtggaactagatccccctacatactggtctgaaactagatccccctacatactggtctgaaactcatactggcctgaaactagatccccgacatactggtctgaaactagatcctctacatactggtctgaaactagatcctctacatactggtctgaaactcatactggcctgaaactagatccccgacatactggtctgaaactagatcctctacatactggtctgaaactagatcccctacatactggtctgaaactagatccccctacatactggtctggaactagatccccctacatactggtctgaaactagatccccctacatactggtctgaaactagatccccctacatactggtctgaaactagatcccctacatactggtctgaaactagatccctgacatactggtctgaaagtAGATCcgcctacatactggtctgaaactagatcccctacatactggtctgaaactagatcccctacatactggtctgaaactagatcccgtACATACTGGTCTTGACTAGAATAATAAAAATGTttggggaggttctcttctgcactgttcaaccaatccagtgaatgtggaggaggagttaagatggagtgttTCTTTGTTAATGTCCAAAAGAGGAAGTAGCATCAACATTGATTAGTATTGGGGATAATGTGTCTCCAATATTGATCAGCATTGGGGATAATGTGTATCCAATATTGATTAGTATTGGGGATAATGTGTCGCCAATATTGATCAGCATTGGGGATAATGTGTATCCAATATTGATCAGCATTGGGGATAATGTGTCGCCAATATTGATCAGCATTGTGGATAATGTGTATCCAATATTGATTAGCATTGTGGATAATGTGTCTCCAATATTGATTAGCATTGTGGATAATGTGTATCCAATATTGATTAGCATTGGGGATAATGTGTCTCCAATATTGATTAGCATTTGGGATAATGTGTCTCCAATATTGATTAGCATTGTGGATGATGTGTATCCAATATTGATCAGCATTGTGCATAATGTGTCTCCAATATTGATTAGCATTGGGGATAATGTGTATCCAATATTGATTAGCATTGTAGATAATGTGTCTCCAATATTGATTAGCATTGTGGATAATGTGTATCCAATATTGATTAGCATTTGGGATAATGTGTGTCCAATATTGATTAGCATTGGGGATAATGTGTATCCAATATTGATCAGCATTGTGCATAATGTGTCTCCAATAttgattagtgtgtgtgtttgtgtgtgtgtgtgtgtgtgtgtgtgtgtgtagtaactcACTCCTGTTCCTCTCGTATCTTGTCCTCTACAGCCTTcaaggcagcagtgtgtgtgtgtgtgtgtgtgtgtgtgtgtgtgtgtgtgtgtgtgtgtgtgtgtgcgtgtgcgtgtgcgtgtgtgtgtagtaacTCACTCCTGTTCCTCTCGTATCTTGTCCTCTACAGCCTTCAAGGCAGCAGCCAACGACGCGCTCGTCTCCTCCAGCTTCTGATGCACAGACTCCGCCTCTGACATCGCCACGCTGACCGCCGCCACTGTCCCCATGTCCACGGACACGCCCCCGATGGAGGAGCGGGGGGGTTTGATAGGTGGAGGGGTGGGGGTGAGGGGGGTGTGGGGACTCTGGGGGGTGAGAGGGGTGTGAGGACTCTGGGCGGGAGGGGTGGGGGGTTTGGCTGTGGGGttggggggggaggaggaggaggaggaggggggggaggtgggtgtggttataGAGTGGAGGTGTTTGGTTGGTTTAGGGGCTGTGGGGGGAGGAGCTGGtttgggggagactgggggaggaatcTTCTTTCCTTcaactggagagagaggaaggagcgagaaagagagacagagacagaggaaggagcgagagagagaggaaggagcgagagagagaggaaggagcgagagagagagaggaaggagagagagagaggaaggagcgagagagagaggaaggagcgagagagagaggaaggagcgagagagagaggaaggagcgagagagagaggaaggagcgagaaagagagacagagacagaggaaggagcgagagagagaggaaggagcgagagagagaggaaggagcgagagagagagacagagacagaggaaggagcgagaaagagaggaaggagcgagaaagagagacagagacagaggaaggagcgagagagagaggaaggagcgagagagagaggaaggagtgagagagagaggaaggagcgagagagagaggaaggagcgagagagagaggaaggagcgagagagagagaggaaggagagagagagagaggaaggagcgagaaagagagacagagacagaggaaggagcgagagagagaggaaggagcgagagagagaggaaggagcgagagagagagaggaaggagcgagagagagaggaaggagcgagagagagaggaaggagcgagagagagagaggaaggagagagagagaggaaggagcgagagagagaggaaggagcgagagagagaggaaggagcgagaaagagaggaaggagcgagagagagaggaaggagcgagagagagaggaaggagcgagagagagaggaaggagcgagagagagaggaaggagcgagagagaggaaggagcgagagagagagaggaaggagagaggaaggagcgagagagagagagacagagagagagagaggaaggagagagagagagagagagagaggaaggagcgagagagagagaggaaggagcgagagacagagaggaaggagagagagagagagaggaaggagagagagagagaggaaggagcgagagagagagaggaaggagcgagagagagagaggaaggagggagagagagagaggaaggagcgagagagagagaggaaggagcgagagagggagattagccgacagacagacctgtagttGAGAACTTTACATTGAGAGCTGGGCATCATTATTACATGCTAGTAAATCCCAGTGCAGGACAGTACCTGGGCTGCCGGGGGTTCCTGGTCCAGGCAGGGGGACTCTTCTAGAGGAGGAGTGTCTCCTCATCTGAGCCAGGACAGGTTTGGGGGAGACAGGCGGTTTGGGTTTCCTCACAGGGGTCACcgctcctcccccttctccccgcgCCACCACCCCTGATCCTCCCAGGTCTGAGCTGTCCCTGAGAGGAGGCGTAGCCTGGATCGGACTAGGctccgcctctcccatctcataCACCGGTCGGCGTTTAACGGTGGCGGTGCCGTTCTCGTACGGTACGGCTGGCCCCGGCTCCGGCCCGGTAACGGCCCCGGTGTTGGTGGCCCCAGTGTTGACGGCCCCGGTGTTGACGACCCCGGTGTTGACGGCCCCGGTGTTGACGGCCCCGGTGTTGGAGGTCCCGGTGTTGACGGCCACGGTGTTGGAGGTCCCGGTGTTGACGGCCCCGGTGTTGACGGCCCCGGTGATGGAGGTCCCGGTATTGGAGGCCCCGGTGATGTCTGCGATGCCACTCTCTGAGAAGCCCTC
It encodes:
- the LOC129867931 gene encoding cuticle collagen 10-like, whose protein sequence is MQHLDDRLTTPRSPGHEDRPGSPGHEDGPGSPGHEDGPGSPGHEDGPGSPGHEDGPGSPGHEDGPGSPGHEDGPGPPGHEDGPGSPGHEDGPGSPGHEDGPGSPGHEDGPGSPGHEDGPGSPGHEDGPGSPGHEDGPGSPGHEDGPGSPGHKDRHG